A genomic stretch from Sphingomonas faeni includes:
- the bcsA gene encoding UDP-forming cellulose synthase catalytic subunit, which translates to MTSESVRRAFRADTLGIVLAALLTLVVVTVPLDLKSQWIFAGVSILGAIVIGRSKSRRGTLVLALLSLVVSTRYLFWRTTATLEFESPLGTLLGMGLYLAELYAWVILALGVLQTAWPLDRQSVEPEGEPHEWPTVDVYIPTYNESLEIVRTTVLASLDMDYPRDRYHVYLLDDGRRPEFRAFARSVGCGYITRADNNHAKAGNLNAAMSNTEGSLIAIFDCDHVPTRAFLQMTVGWFQRDKKLALVQTPHHFYSPDPVQRNLGSVRDLPGEGDLFYGAVQRGNDLWDAAFFCGSCAIIRREALADTNGFAFETVTEDAHTALRLQRMGWSTAYLGIRLSAGLATERLVLHIGQRIRWARGMTQILRIDNPLFGRGLSLQQRFCYLNAMLHFQFPLPRIAFLTSPLAYLILGENIIHASAGMIFAYAAAHLYCAQVSGGRLQGGDRRPFWGEVYETILAFHLVKPTVVTLFRPHGGKFNVTDKGSLLDKTHFDTATARPHLICIGLVLFGIAFGCVKYFFFAHLFNIQGDTLVLNTVWAVFSLVILLAAVSVARETRQVREYIRIPVQLPATLYFADGHVVDAETIDLSMGGLAITAPTGVTLAGREVTHVALPMGDEILTLPVQTLRVDKNMATMRFLELDMLQLRQLVRAVMGRNDAWEPEAPRAPISTLRSLRDILVVDLVTLKRLLSLNRAERRRERTRLKAATAALAAAALVMSVGLPQPVAAQAPTVPVSAPEAPGGIRQERLTLRDLRIRSAIRLAGTRGEIAIPFGLRSNEVVTTANLTLTLAWSPALLPDLSQFVVILNGEVVRTVRLTPDGAGGQQLTMAVNPALFLPGDNQLNLRLIGHYTRDCEDPFHSSLWANVSNTRSALDLTIQRLPLGPDLARLPSPFFDRADNLPLNLPFVFGSAPSNGELEAAASVASWFGRVASYRGFAFKPSYGRIPRGNAIVFLRPGMRVGSYVPNITGASAQVIRNPFDGYGQLLLVMGRDERELKLAAAALATGRGTIGGAGASFDGVRIPTYARYAAPRWLRSDRAVKLGEIMDPRALQGVGLPPGPLTAAFRTAPDLFFWPRGGASLDLRYRYPSASWLDRRASRLDISINNQYLRTLPLAGAAWWNALIGGQDGATSSQAHAKVELPNYNLFGQNELIFDYNLILANKKKCEATLPENVRVAIDPDSAIDLTHAYHAQRMPSLATFANAGYPFTISPDLAETVVVVPASPDLGIVEAFLAMMGRFGDSTGAATTGVTVTQAADSDRLEGRDVLVIGIPRTAGASALFAGAPVRIENGSLRVIERNPIERVFGLISPYGASDVGETNAFLTTAERFDGFVSFRSPYDAARTVVAVMSTNTADLPELVQGLAEQRINAQVQGDLSVTNGEGMRSFAVGQTYWSGSLPVWMRIAWWFSERPLLMALSGLLIALLLAGPLYLLLMRQQRRRLDSEDAA; encoded by the coding sequence ATGACGAGCGAATCGGTCCGCAGGGCGTTTCGCGCCGATACGCTCGGCATCGTCCTCGCCGCGCTGCTGACGCTGGTCGTCGTGACGGTACCGCTTGACCTGAAGTCGCAGTGGATCTTCGCTGGCGTATCGATTCTGGGCGCGATCGTGATCGGACGGTCGAAGTCGCGTCGCGGGACGCTCGTGCTCGCCTTGCTGTCGTTGGTCGTGTCGACGCGCTATCTGTTCTGGCGGACCACCGCGACGCTCGAATTCGAAAGCCCGCTCGGCACGTTGCTTGGCATGGGGCTGTACCTCGCCGAACTTTATGCGTGGGTCATCCTCGCGCTCGGCGTGCTCCAGACCGCGTGGCCGCTCGATCGCCAGTCGGTCGAGCCGGAGGGCGAGCCGCACGAATGGCCGACCGTCGACGTCTATATCCCGACCTATAACGAAAGCCTGGAGATCGTCCGGACGACGGTGCTGGCTTCGCTCGACATGGATTATCCGCGCGATCGCTATCACGTCTACCTGCTCGACGACGGCCGCCGCCCGGAATTCCGCGCGTTCGCGCGCTCGGTCGGATGCGGCTACATCACGCGCGCCGACAACAACCACGCCAAGGCGGGCAACCTCAACGCGGCGATGTCGAACACCGAAGGCTCGCTGATCGCGATCTTTGACTGCGATCACGTTCCGACGCGCGCGTTCCTGCAGATGACCGTCGGCTGGTTCCAGCGCGACAAGAAACTCGCGCTCGTCCAGACACCGCATCACTTCTATTCGCCCGATCCGGTCCAGCGCAATCTGGGCTCGGTCCGCGACCTGCCCGGCGAGGGTGATCTGTTCTACGGCGCGGTCCAACGCGGCAACGACCTGTGGGACGCCGCCTTCTTCTGCGGATCGTGCGCGATCATCCGCCGCGAAGCACTCGCCGACACCAACGGGTTCGCGTTCGAGACCGTCACGGAGGACGCGCATACCGCGCTTCGCCTGCAACGCATGGGCTGGTCGACCGCGTATCTCGGCATCCGTCTCTCGGCCGGACTCGCGACCGAGCGGCTCGTACTGCACATCGGACAGCGCATCCGCTGGGCGCGCGGAATGACGCAGATCCTGCGCATCGACAATCCGCTGTTCGGTCGCGGGCTCAGCCTGCAACAACGGTTTTGCTACCTCAACGCGATGCTGCATTTCCAGTTTCCACTGCCGCGCATCGCCTTTCTGACCAGTCCGCTCGCGTACCTCATCCTCGGCGAGAACATCATTCACGCCTCAGCCGGCATGATTTTCGCCTATGCTGCTGCACATCTGTATTGCGCGCAGGTTTCGGGCGGTCGATTGCAGGGAGGCGATCGCCGGCCGTTCTGGGGCGAAGTCTACGAGACGATCCTGGCGTTCCATTTGGTCAAACCGACCGTCGTCACGCTGTTCCGACCGCACGGTGGCAAGTTCAACGTCACTGATAAGGGATCGCTGCTCGACAAGACGCATTTCGATACCGCGACCGCGCGACCGCACCTGATCTGCATCGGGCTGGTATTGTTCGGCATCGCGTTCGGGTGCGTCAAATACTTCTTCTTCGCGCACCTGTTCAACATCCAGGGCGATACGCTGGTGCTGAACACGGTGTGGGCGGTGTTCAGCCTCGTCATCCTGCTCGCCGCCGTATCGGTCGCGCGCGAGACGCGTCAGGTCCGCGAATATATCCGCATTCCCGTCCAGTTGCCGGCGACGCTCTATTTCGCCGACGGCCACGTCGTCGATGCGGAGACGATCGATTTGTCGATGGGCGGGCTCGCGATCACCGCGCCTACCGGCGTGACGCTCGCGGGCCGCGAAGTCACGCACGTCGCGCTGCCGATGGGTGATGAAATCCTCACGCTCCCCGTCCAGACGCTACGCGTCGACAAGAACATGGCCACCATGCGGTTTCTGGAACTCGACATGCTTCAATTACGTCAACTCGTCCGCGCCGTCATGGGCCGCAACGATGCCTGGGAACCCGAGGCACCGCGGGCTCCGATCTCGACGCTGCGATCGCTCCGCGACATTCTGGTCGTCGATCTCGTCACGCTGAAGCGCTTGCTCAGCTTAAATCGCGCGGAACGCCGCCGCGAGCGGACCCGGCTGAAGGCCGCGACCGCCGCGCTGGCCGCCGCCGCGCTGGTGATGAGCGTCGGCCTGCCGCAGCCGGTCGCCGCGCAGGCGCCCACCGTACCGGTGTCCGCACCCGAAGCACCGGGCGGTATCCGCCAGGAGCGTCTCACGCTGCGCGACCTGCGGATCCGTAGTGCGATCCGGCTCGCGGGGACGCGCGGCGAGATCGCGATCCCGTTCGGCCTTCGCAGCAACGAAGTCGTGACCACGGCCAATCTGACGCTCACCCTCGCCTGGTCGCCCGCATTGCTGCCCGATCTCAGTCAGTTCGTCGTGATCCTGAACGGCGAAGTCGTTCGCACGGTTCGGCTCACGCCCGACGGTGCCGGCGGCCAGCAGCTCACGATGGCGGTCAACCCCGCGCTGTTCCTGCCGGGCGACAACCAGCTCAATTTGCGCCTGATCGGCCATTATACCCGCGATTGCGAGGACCCGTTCCACAGCTCGCTCTGGGCGAACGTCAGCAATACGCGCTCGGCGCTCGACCTGACGATCCAGCGCCTGCCGCTCGGGCCCGACCTAGCCCGGCTGCCGTCGCCGTTCTTCGATCGCGCGGACAATTTGCCGCTAAACTTGCCGTTCGTGTTTGGCTCTGCACCCTCCAACGGCGAACTCGAGGCAGCAGCCAGTGTCGCGTCCTGGTTTGGACGGGTGGCCAGCTATCGCGGGTTTGCGTTCAAGCCGAGCTACGGCCGCATCCCGCGCGGCAATGCGATCGTGTTCCTGCGTCCCGGCATGCGCGTCGGCAGCTACGTCCCCAATATCACCGGGGCATCGGCTCAGGTCATCCGCAACCCGTTCGACGGCTACGGCCAGCTGCTGCTGGTCATGGGCCGCGACGAGCGCGAGCTGAAGCTCGCCGCCGCTGCCCTTGCGACCGGACGCGGCACCATCGGTGGGGCAGGGGCGTCGTTCGACGGCGTCCGTATCCCGACCTATGCGCGCTATGCCGCGCCCCGCTGGCTCCGGTCGGATCGTGCGGTTAAGCTCGGCGAAATCATGGACCCCCGCGCGTTGCAGGGCGTCGGCCTGCCGCCGGGCCCGCTCACCGCGGCATTCCGGACCGCGCCGGACCTGTTCTTCTGGCCACGCGGCGGCGCGTCGCTCGACTTGCGCTATCGCTATCCGTCGGCGTCATGGCTCGATCGGCGCGCGTCGCGGCTCGATATCTCGATCAACAACCAGTATCTGCGGACGTTGCCGCTCGCGGGCGCGGCGTGGTGGAACGCGCTGATCGGTGGCCAGGACGGCGCGACGTCGAGCCAGGCGCACGCCAAGGTCGAACTGCCGAACTACAATCTGTTCGGGCAGAACGAGCTCATCTTCGATTACAACCTGATCCTCGCCAACAAAAAGAAGTGCGAGGCCACGCTGCCCGAGAACGTCCGCGTCGCGATCGACCCGGACAGCGCGATCGACCTCACGCATGCCTATCACGCGCAGCGCATGCCAAGCTTGGCGACGTTCGCGAACGCAGGTTATCCGTTCACGATCAGCCCCGACCTCGCCGAGACCGTCGTCGTCGTGCCGGCCTCTCCAGACCTAGGTATCGTCGAGGCGTTCCTGGCCATGATGGGCCGCTTCGGCGACTCGACCGGTGCCGCGACCACCGGCGTGACCGTCACCCAGGCGGCTGATAGCGACCGGCTGGAAGGTCGTGACGTGCTCGTCATCGGTATCCCACGGACCGCCGGCGCGAGCGCGTTGTTCGCCGGTGCGCCGGTACGGATTGAGAACGGCAGCCTGCGCGTGATCGAACGCAATCCGATCGAGCGCGTCTTCGGCCTGATCTCGCCATACGGCGCGAGCGACGTCGGCGAGACCAACGCGTTCCTGACCACCGCGGAGCGCTTCGACGGTTTTGTCAGCTTCCGGTCGCCCTATGATGCGGCACGCACGGTGGTGGCGGTGATGAGCACCAATACCGCGGACCTGCCCGAGCTTGTCCAGGGGCTCGCCGAACAGCGGATCAATGCGCAGGTCCAGGGTGATCTGTCGGTGACCAACGGCGAAGGCATGCGGAGCTTCGCGGTCGGGCAGACGTATTGGTCGGGCTCGCTGCCGGTGTGGATGCGGATCGCCTGGTGGTTCAGCGAGCGGCCGTTGCTGATGGCGCTGAGCGGGCTGCTGATCGCGCTGCTGCTCGCCGGACCGCTGTACCTGCTGCTAATGCGCCAGCAACGTCGCCGGCTCGATTCGGAGGACGCGGCATGA
- a CDS encoding cellulose synthase operon protein YhjQ/BcsQ has translation MPLILCHSPVGGVGTTFLTARLALGLAARGHDVSAIDFTHADALKLFFGMLPAHEIPAMADATTEGIVVDGVELLSGYAAVQSGAFGRLIARSGASPFDSERIVLADVASADLALKTSLLPHAALHLCTLVPQPMSLAALTKVQPGTPTIDLEQTVFVLNQVDDTRKLSRHSQIFLRALFGDKLIATVRRDEAVNEALASFQPIARYAKQSVVLPDLAAMTIAIEARCGLVAVSEPAE, from the coding sequence ATGCCGTTGATCCTGTGTCATTCACCCGTCGGCGGCGTCGGAACTACGTTCCTGACCGCGCGTCTCGCGCTCGGCTTGGCCGCGCGGGGACACGACGTCTCCGCGATCGATTTCACGCATGCCGACGCGTTGAAGCTGTTCTTCGGCATGCTGCCTGCGCACGAAATTCCTGCGATGGCCGATGCCACGACCGAAGGCATCGTCGTCGATGGCGTCGAATTGCTGTCGGGCTATGCCGCCGTCCAGAGTGGCGCATTCGGTCGTCTGATCGCGCGTTCTGGCGCGTCGCCGTTCGATAGCGAGCGGATCGTTCTTGCCGATGTCGCGTCCGCGGATCTCGCGTTGAAGACCAGCCTGTTGCCGCACGCCGCGCTGCACCTGTGCACGCTCGTCCCGCAGCCGATGTCGCTCGCCGCCTTGACGAAGGTCCAGCCGGGGACGCCGACGATCGATCTCGAACAGACCGTGTTCGTGCTAAACCAGGTCGACGACACGCGTAAATTATCGCGCCATTCGCAGATATTCCTGCGCGCTTTGTTCGGCGACAAGCTGATCGCTACGGTTCGCCGCGACGAGGCGGTGAACGAAGCGCTGGCGTCGTTCCAGCCGATCGCGCGCTACGCCAAGCAAAGCGTGGTACTTCCCGATCTCGCCGCGATGACCATAGCGATCGAGGCACGTTGCGGCCTCGTCGCCGTCTCGGAGCCAGCGGAATGA
- a CDS encoding ShlB/FhaC/HecB family hemolysin secretion/activation protein → MYKSTLRAAAFAAVSPAALLISAQSAQAQVPVGAGGQLQQIPPVPLNETAAPDFGFERKTPVAVPATGGPKTLVRSLRVTGATLFPEADLIAASEFVPNSELDLSGMKTLAARITDYYTSRGYFVANAYLPEQDVQSGAVTIAVIEGRFGAVGVKNESRLSDGVANGILDGLDVGDPVAVAPLERRLLMLSDLPGVRVRSTLSPGTAVGTSDLLVDITPGQSITGSVEADNAGNRYTGAYRVGGSVNWNNPTGSGDVLSLRALTSFSGLAYGRASYQAPIGQVTLGVAFAHLEYSLGKEFDSLDGSGNADVASVYASYPLIRSRDNNLYVTVGSDVKWFEDKIGIVETTSYRRAQVITAGLSGDQHDTLLGGGWSAYSLSYSVGNLDIRGAYERSIDALTARTDGSYGKLQFSFARLQTIAGPLSLFASARGQIAFSNLDISERMELGGAYAVRAYPEGEAYGDQGYVATAEARLALPQVVPGALQLFGFVDVGEVDYVKHPYFTGSNHAKRSAYGAGLSWAGPYGIAARATYARKLGDEDATSAPDKSGRAWFQVSKTF, encoded by the coding sequence ATGTACAAGTCGACCCTTCGGGCGGCCGCGTTTGCGGCTGTGAGCCCGGCTGCCTTGCTGATTTCTGCCCAATCGGCACAGGCGCAGGTTCCCGTAGGGGCCGGTGGACAACTCCAGCAGATCCCGCCTGTACCCCTGAATGAGACGGCAGCGCCCGACTTCGGATTCGAGCGCAAAACGCCGGTCGCCGTTCCCGCCACGGGTGGTCCGAAGACGCTCGTCCGGTCGCTGCGCGTGACCGGCGCCACGCTGTTTCCCGAGGCTGATTTGATCGCCGCGTCCGAGTTCGTTCCCAATAGCGAGCTCGACCTGTCCGGGATGAAGACGCTGGCCGCGCGGATCACCGACTATTACACGAGCCGCGGCTATTTCGTCGCGAACGCCTACCTCCCCGAGCAGGACGTGCAGAGCGGCGCGGTCACGATCGCGGTGATCGAAGGGCGCTTCGGCGCGGTTGGCGTGAAGAATGAGTCGCGGCTGTCCGACGGTGTCGCGAACGGCATCCTCGATGGGTTGGACGTCGGCGATCCGGTCGCGGTCGCGCCGCTCGAACGTCGCCTGCTGATGCTGTCGGACCTGCCCGGCGTGCGGGTACGGTCGACACTCAGCCCCGGCACCGCGGTCGGCACGTCGGACCTGCTGGTCGACATCACCCCCGGCCAGAGCATCACCGGCAGCGTCGAGGCCGACAATGCCGGCAACCGCTACACCGGCGCCTACCGCGTCGGCGGTTCGGTCAACTGGAACAACCCGACCGGCTCGGGCGACGTGCTGAGCCTGCGCGCGCTGACGTCTTTCTCTGGGCTCGCTTATGGTCGCGCGTCGTACCAGGCACCGATCGGCCAGGTCACGCTGGGCGTCGCCTTCGCGCATCTCGAATACTCGCTCGGCAAGGAATTCGACAGCCTCGACGGCAGCGGCAATGCCGACGTGGCCAGCGTCTATGCGAGCTATCCGCTTATCCGTTCGCGCGACAACAATCTGTACGTGACCGTCGGCAGCGACGTGAAATGGTTCGAGGACAAGATCGGCATCGTCGAGACCACCAGCTATCGTCGCGCGCAGGTGATCACCGCAGGACTCAGCGGCGACCAGCACGACACGCTTCTGGGCGGCGGCTGGAGTGCGTATTCGCTCAGCTATTCGGTCGGCAATCTAGACATCCGCGGCGCGTACGAGCGTTCGATCGACGCGCTGACCGCACGCACCGACGGCAGCTACGGGAAGCTGCAGTTCAGCTTCGCGCGGTTGCAGACGATCGCCGGGCCACTGTCGCTGTTCGCCTCCGCCCGCGGGCAGATCGCGTTCAGCAACCTCGACATCTCCGAGCGGATGGAGCTGGGCGGCGCCTATGCCGTGCGCGCCTATCCCGAGGGCGAGGCGTATGGCGACCAGGGTTATGTCGCCACCGCCGAGGCGCGGCTGGCGCTGCCGCAGGTCGTGCCGGGTGCGCTCCAGCTGTTCGGGTTCGTCGACGTCGGCGAGGTCGATTACGTCAAGCACCCGTATTTCACGGGCTCCAACCACGCGAAGCGCAGCGCGTACGGCGCAGGCCTGAGCTGGGCGGGACCGTACGGGATCGCCGCCCGGGCAACCTATGCGCGCAAACTCGGCGACGAGGACGCGACGTCCGCCCCCGACAAGTCGGGCCGCGCCTGGTTCCAGGTTTCGAAAACCTTCTGA